A region from the Halanaerobiaceae bacterium ANBcell28 genome encodes:
- the spoIIIAC gene encoding stage III sporulation protein AC, protein MDINLIFKIAGVGIFISVINVVLKQADKEEQAQMLTLVGVVIVLMIVIQLIGDLFDNVRTVFRF, encoded by the coding sequence ATGGACATAAATTTAATATTTAAAATAGCAGGTGTAGGTATCTTTATATCAGTTATTAATGTGGTTTTAAAGCAGGCTGATAAAGAGGAACAAGCACAGATGCTAACATTAGTAGGGGTAGTTATTGTTTTAATGATAGTTATTCAATTAATTGGAGATCTTTTTGATAATGTACGTACAGTCTTTAGGTTTTAG
- the spoIIIAD gene encoding stage III sporulation protein AD: protein MAILQIVGIALMSAILIIVIKQEKPEIAFILSIVTCLMILIMIIDQVAVVFDLLNQLARRAQIDMIYFNTIIRIIGIAYIGEFGAEITRDCGETALASKIEMAAKIIIMIISIPIMLTLIDTILRLIPA, encoded by the coding sequence ATGGCCATACTTCAAATAGTAGGAATTGCTCTTATGTCGGCTATATTAATTATTGTTATTAAACAAGAAAAACCAGAAATAGCTTTTATTTTAAGTATTGTTACATGTTTGATGATATTGATTATGATTATAGATCAAGTGGCTGTAGTATTTGATTTGTTGAACCAATTAGCACGTAGAGCACAGATAGACATGATATATTTTAATACAATAATTCGAATTATTGGTATTGCTTATATAGGAGAATTTGGCGCGGAAATTACAAGAGATTGTGGAGAGACAGCTCTGGCTTCGAAAATCGAAATGGCTGCCAAAATTATTATAATGATTATTTCTATTCCAATTATGTTAACACTTATTGATACAATACTTCGTCTGATTCCAGCATAA
- the spoIIIAA gene encoding stage III sporulation protein AA produces MSASVLDFLPINISNFIEEDKRIEIDDIIEIRLRINQKLQILTRENEIVPKDNSGKNYIVEKKDLERSFLILSKNSYYALERQIAEGFITIPGGHRVGFTGQAVLEKGKIKSLKNINFINYRISHEIIGLANDLFLKIYNQKENRVYNTMLIGPPLCGKTSLLRDLIRIISDGDACIKFKGKKIGLVDERSEIAGAYNAIPQNNIGSRTDLLDNCPKAAGMMLLIRSMSPEVIAVDEIGSKEDVLAVQEAISAGVSLLTTVHGQDLDCIMIRPFVKELFNIKVFERYIILSNRNGIGTIEKILDRNAQEVV; encoded by the coding sequence ATGTCTGCATCAGTACTTGATTTTTTGCCTATAAATATTAGTAATTTTATAGAAGAAGATAAAAGAATCGAAATTGACGACATAATAGAAATAAGGCTTAGAATAAATCAAAAATTACAGATACTTACAAGAGAAAATGAGATAGTTCCTAAAGATAATAGTGGAAAAAATTATATAGTAGAAAAAAAAGATTTAGAAAGATCATTTTTAATATTATCCAAGAATTCATATTATGCCTTAGAACGACAAATAGCAGAGGGCTTTATTACAATTCCAGGTGGTCACAGAGTTGGTTTTACTGGACAGGCTGTACTAGAAAAAGGCAAAATTAAATCTTTAAAAAATATAAATTTTATAAATTATCGTATTAGTCATGAAATAATTGGTTTAGCAAATGATTTGTTTTTGAAAATTTACAATCAAAAAGAAAATAGAGTTTATAATACTATGTTGATAGGGCCACCCCTTTGTGGCAAAACTTCTTTATTAAGAGATCTGATTCGTATAATAAGTGATGGTGATGCTTGCATAAAGTTTAAAGGTAAAAAAATTGGCTTAGTTGATGAAAGATCTGAAATTGCAGGGGCATATAATGCAATCCCACAGAATAATATAGGAAGTAGGACAGACTTATTAGATAATTGTCCAAAAGCAGCAGGAATGATGCTTTTAATTAGGTCTATGTCGCCAGAAGTAATAGCAGTAGATGAAATAGGGAGCAAAGAAGATGTGCTTGCTGTTCAAGAGGCTATCAGTGCTGGTGTAAGTCTTTTAACTACCGTTCATGGCCAAGATTTAGATTGTATTATGATAAGACCTTTTGTAAAAGAATTGTTTAATATAAAAGTGTTTGAAAGATATATTATATTAAGCAATAGAAATGGTATTGGTACTATTGAAAAGATTCTAGATAGGAATGCACAGGAGGTAGTTTAA
- a CDS encoding stage III sporulation protein AB produces MFIKLFGALLILISGSSIAWIMSNIYLNRVKELKDMQLALNILNTEISYGQSILPEALRQTANVINEPLSELFASSAEELKNSKKESFDEIWQRRLKRFKYKCDLLDEDLDIMKVWGQQIGCSDLNNQINVIQLTIKRLEQQEEIANEIAEKKVKIARYTGVLISLMVIILFY; encoded by the coding sequence GTGTTTATAAAACTTTTTGGAGCCTTACTTATACTTATTTCAGGAAGTTCAATTGCGTGGATAATGAGTAATATTTATCTAAATCGAGTTAAGGAATTAAAAGACATGCAATTGGCTTTGAATATTTTGAATACAGAGATAAGTTATGGTCAAAGCATATTACCAGAAGCCTTAAGACAAACAGCAAATGTAATCAATGAGCCTTTATCAGAGTTATTCGCTTCTTCAGCAGAAGAATTAAAAAATTCAAAGAAAGAAAGTTTTGATGAGATTTGGCAAAGAAGACTTAAGAGATTTAAATATAAGTGTGATTTGTTAGATGAGGATCTAGATATAATGAAGGTCTGGGGGCAGCAGATTGGGTGTTCTGATCTAAATAATCAAATAAATGTTATTCAATTAACAATTAAGCGCTTAGAGCAACAGGAAGAGATAGCAAATGAAATAGCTGAAAAAAAAGTTAAAATAGCACGATATACTGGCGTGCTTATAAGTTTAATGGTGATTATCTTATTTTATTAA
- a CDS encoding FAD-dependent oxidoreductase — MKSAWFFNLRPGYYMKYLIIGAGIAGVSAAKEILKEKEKDDKIIIITDEEYPFYYRPRLIECLSGKTTVKDLVIHDKKWFEDNNIQLNLNESVKSIQAEKKEIISDKNTYTYDKLLIANGAKSFLPPIKGIRKDNVFSLRDAKDAERIYNYAINANTAVVLGGGLLGLESAYNLSKLGLNVSVVEVMERLLPRQLDKDAAQVLKSLLEEKGLKLYLDDKVEEFIGRDKVRKLKLSSNKIINTDLVLVSAGSHPKIDLAASLDSLVINRGLKVNKYLESNIPDIYAAGDIVEIQDTVFGLWTTAQEMGKIAGLNILGNKMEFKIPVNTYKLKILGIDLISIGEIDLDKKLKSKVELEKNHYRKLIYNENDQLIGAIILGKFPDNNKLIADIKAREKES; from the coding sequence GTGAAATCTGCCTGGTTTTTTAATCTTAGACCTGGCTATTATATGAAATATCTTATTATTGGTGCTGGTATTGCTGGAGTTTCAGCTGCTAAGGAAATTTTAAAAGAGAAAGAAAAAGACGATAAGATAATAATTATTACTGATGAAGAATATCCTTTTTATTATCGTCCTAGATTAATAGAATGCTTATCTGGAAAAACTACTGTAAAAGATTTAGTCATTCATGATAAAAAATGGTTTGAAGACAATAATATTCAATTAAATCTTAATGAATCTGTAAAAAGTATTCAAGCTGAGAAGAAAGAAATTATTAGTGATAAAAATACTTATACTTATGATAAATTATTGATAGCTAATGGTGCTAAATCTTTTCTGCCTCCTATTAAAGGTATTAGGAAAGATAATGTCTTTTCATTAAGAGACGCTAAGGATGCTGAGAGAATATATAATTATGCTATAAATGCAAATACTGCTGTTGTACTCGGAGGTGGGCTTTTAGGTCTAGAATCTGCTTATAATCTTAGTAAATTAGGTCTGAATGTTTCAGTAGTGGAAGTAATGGAACGCTTATTGCCCCGGCAGTTAGACAAAGATGCAGCCCAAGTTTTGAAATCACTATTAGAAGAAAAAGGCTTAAAACTTTATTTAGATGATAAAGTAGAGGAGTTTATTGGAAGAGATAAAGTAAGAAAGCTTAAATTAAGTTCAAATAAAATTATAAATACTGATTTAGTATTAGTTTCTGCAGGTAGTCATCCTAAGATTGATTTAGCTGCTTCTTTAGATAGTCTTGTAATAAATAGAGGTCTTAAAGTTAATAAATACCTTGAAAGCAATATCCCTGATATTTATGCAGCCGGAGATATAGTAGAAATTCAGGATACTGTCTTTGGACTTTGGACAACAGCGCAGGAAATGGGTAAGATTGCTGGATTAAATATATTAGGAAATAAGATGGAGTTTAAAATACCTGTCAATACTTATAAACTAAAAATCCTGGGTATTGATCTTATCTCAATTGGAGAAATTGACTTAGATAAGAAATTGAAATCAAAAGTAGAATTAGAAAAGAATCATTATAGAAAACTTATATATAATGAAAATGATCAATTAATTGGAGCTATTATTCTTGGGAAATTTCCTGATAATAATAAGCTTATAGCAGATATTAAGGCACGAGAAAAAGAGAGCTGA